The Devosia sp. A16 genome includes a window with the following:
- a CDS encoding S1 family peptidase, with protein sequence MKRDLWAVLWGLLAGFVCLVGMSRTASAQDDIASVTVFIQCTQPDGNTFSGTGVLVGRDGYVLTANHVLGKAESVCRGSPRVADPGATKQMIKQPAPVPGLDVALLQFSEQIDYPFITYCSVENWMIRRPIIVAGFPGKTETGAASFRSGVLATVRATPKGMIETDGQTAAGMSGGPVFTKDLKSLIGIVIGAQFDQAGSVTYYGILPVAKLALQLGLIQSPQPCFHKTHEVEFEPGKNQWRGGDPIQLGVGVEDGACFLATVTGQFNDKADSVGVSVKDGQYELGGENHSGGQHGATARCIWYE encoded by the coding sequence TTGCCGGATTTGTCTGTCTGGTGGGAATGAGCCGCACAGCTTCGGCCCAGGATGACATCGCGAGCGTCACGGTCTTCATTCAGTGCACCCAGCCCGACGGCAACACGTTTTCCGGAACGGGAGTGCTGGTTGGTCGCGATGGCTACGTGTTGACGGCCAACCACGTCCTCGGCAAGGCCGAGTCCGTGTGTCGCGGGTCGCCGCGAGTTGCCGATCCAGGTGCCACCAAGCAGATGATAAAGCAGCCGGCACCGGTTCCCGGCCTCGATGTGGCGCTGCTGCAATTCTCCGAGCAGATCGACTACCCATTCATCACCTATTGCTCGGTGGAGAACTGGATGATCCGTAGGCCGATCATCGTCGCCGGCTTCCCGGGCAAGACGGAGACCGGGGCTGCATCCTTCCGGTCGGGTGTCCTCGCGACCGTGCGGGCCACGCCCAAGGGCATGATCGAGACCGACGGCCAGACGGCAGCCGGAATGAGCGGCGGGCCGGTCTTCACCAAGGACCTGAAGAGCCTGATTGGTATCGTCATCGGCGCGCAGTTCGATCAGGCAGGCTCGGTGACCTATTACGGCATCCTGCCGGTGGCAAAACTCGCGCTGCAATTGGGGCTGATCCAAAGCCCGCAGCCCTGCTTCCACAAAACTCACGAGGTTGAGTTCGAACCCGGCAAGAATCAGTGGCGTGGCGGGGATCCGATACAGCTCGGCGTGGGCGTCGAGGATGGGGCCTGCTTCCTTGCAACCGTCACCGGCCAGTTCAACGACAAGGCCGACAGCGTCGGAGTGTCGGTCAAGGACGGCCAATATGAGCTGGGCGGCGAGAACCACTCCGGCGGCCAGCACGGCGCGACCGCCAGATGTATCTGGTACGAGTGA
- a CDS encoding peptidoglycan-binding protein → MLLLLAGIAGASAQQSTIELSRPMARILAAGPGTVLAVHDNLKGADFIDLASGKSLRSLDFDGELQAATAFRRQDGSTGVAVIVHGTDGFALFIEANGGLVPWGPEAIPADFSAPDLIAGRDTEGDPSFVIWDKDPNNQASFYRVTSMRTSEDIGLKVPYYQFLNFGDDVLLGLQPMSEVAELIVDSVTEDSVFLSGLQVDDPNRFATFVPDLESGGSGRVAIANGEADTLSVLSKEAARLPRIGLPTQVPIGRLEPGDGGRLLLLGSPDLSLILVAQQGSRTMASFREVETRAVTRSISGESKSKGGPSSGGGGLQRGNLFELEAPLRDAILGSTRDQEPQFVFLLGDGTSLATAMVDAVTSAVDVPVDPGADAPFTAGANDVQSIMRLQKALASLGYPIGAIDGMLGPATNGAIQSFQVSMGLETSGSFDEATAAALNTTLDDTEFATGDEALAYFSPAQLKGAIGDRPERYKHVATLVPALYEGGYRNRNALAALLANIIYETSNLRLFEESESLAAKLYEGRTNLGNTSPGDGVRYRGRGYLMIVGRYNYERYSKLVEVDLVAQPEKALDPLVGAKIAVSIFQDLVPPDSLARGDVNLLAIRKRVNGGTNGIDEVTRLYRLLLRDSSIPAQTTVN, encoded by the coding sequence TTGCTGCTGCTTCTCGCGGGCATTGCCGGGGCTTCGGCCCAGCAGAGCACCATCGAGCTGTCCCGTCCGATGGCGCGCATCCTTGCGGCCGGGCCCGGCACGGTGCTGGCGGTGCATGACAACCTGAAGGGTGCCGACTTCATCGACCTCGCGAGCGGCAAGTCGCTCCGGAGCCTCGATTTCGACGGCGAATTGCAGGCGGCAACGGCGTTTCGCCGCCAGGACGGATCGACCGGGGTTGCGGTGATCGTCCACGGCACCGATGGTTTCGCGCTTTTCATCGAAGCCAATGGCGGCCTCGTTCCGTGGGGGCCGGAAGCCATTCCAGCCGACTTCAGCGCCCCGGACCTGATCGCCGGCCGCGATACGGAGGGAGATCCGTCGTTCGTCATCTGGGACAAGGATCCGAACAACCAGGCGTCGTTCTATCGCGTGACCTCGATGCGGACGAGCGAGGACATCGGGCTCAAGGTGCCGTACTACCAGTTCCTCAACTTCGGCGACGACGTGCTCCTGGGGCTGCAACCGATGTCGGAAGTGGCCGAGCTGATCGTCGACTCCGTCACCGAGGACAGCGTCTTTCTCTCCGGACTGCAGGTCGACGACCCAAACCGGTTCGCCACCTTCGTTCCCGACCTCGAGTCCGGTGGCAGCGGCAGGGTAGCCATTGCCAACGGCGAGGCGGACACCCTGTCGGTGCTGAGCAAAGAAGCTGCCCGCCTGCCGCGGATCGGACTGCCCACGCAGGTCCCGATCGGCCGGCTCGAGCCCGGTGACGGTGGCCGGCTGCTGCTGCTCGGCAGCCCCGACCTGTCGCTCATCCTCGTGGCCCAGCAGGGATCGCGCACCATGGCCAGTTTCCGCGAAGTCGAGACGCGGGCCGTGACGCGCAGCATCTCAGGCGAGAGCAAGAGCAAGGGCGGACCATCGAGCGGCGGTGGCGGACTGCAGAGGGGCAATCTGTTCGAGCTCGAAGCGCCGCTGCGCGATGCGATACTGGGCAGCACGCGGGACCAGGAGCCGCAATTCGTGTTCCTGCTCGGCGACGGCACCAGCCTTGCGACCGCCATGGTGGACGCGGTGACCTCGGCCGTCGACGTGCCGGTCGACCCGGGTGCGGACGCTCCGTTCACCGCCGGCGCGAATGACGTCCAATCCATCATGCGCCTGCAGAAGGCACTGGCCTCGCTGGGCTATCCCATCGGCGCGATCGACGGCATGCTGGGGCCGGCCACCAATGGCGCCATCCAGTCATTTCAGGTGAGCATGGGGCTCGAAACGTCGGGCAGTTTCGACGAGGCGACGGCCGCCGCACTCAATACGACTCTCGACGACACCGAGTTCGCCACCGGGGACGAAGCGCTCGCCTATTTCTCTCCCGCTCAATTGAAGGGCGCCATAGGCGACCGGCCGGAACGGTACAAGCATGTGGCGACGCTCGTGCCAGCGCTTTATGAGGGCGGTTATCGCAACCGCAACGCCCTCGCCGCACTGCTCGCCAACATCATCTACGAAACCTCGAACCTCAGGCTATTCGAGGAGAGTGAGTCCCTGGCAGCAAAGCTCTATGAGGGCCGAACCAATCTCGGAAACACCTCTCCCGGCGACGGCGTGCGCTATCGGGGGCGGGGGTATCTGATGATCGTCGGACGGTACAACTACGAACGCTACAGCAAGTTGGTCGAAGTCGACCTCGTCGCCCAGCCTGAGAAGGCCCTCGATCCGCTCGTCGGCGCGAAGATTGCGGTCAGTATCTTCCAGGACCTCGTCCCCCCGGACAGCCTCGCCCGCGGCGACGTAAACCTCCTGGCCATCCGCAAGCGTGTGAATGGCGGCACGAATGGCATCGACGAGGTGACGCGCCTTTATCGGCTGCTCCTACGGGACAGCTCCATACCAGCCCAGACAACTGTCAATTGA
- a CDS encoding YifB family Mg chelatase-like AAA ATPase: protein MVTRVATVAFQGIEAVPVDVQVQIAPGFPNFFLVGLPDKAVKESSERVRAALYASGLSLPPKRITVNLAPADLPKEGSHYDLPIALGLMAAIGAIPSDALEGYLALGELGLDGRLAPTAGVLPAAIAALSRDMGIICAEASGPEAAWAGDDLEIVAPETLLALVNHLGGFQICSRPVARRRVEAVGLPDLSEVRGQQVARRALEVAAAGGHNLLMVGPPGAGKSMLAARLPSILPPLNPRELLDVSMIQSIAGELAGGALSDRRPFRAPHHSASMAALVGGGLKVRPGEASLAHNGVLFLDELPEFSPSVLDSLRQPLEAGETVIARANAHVSFPARFQLIAAMNPCKCGLAGTPGHVCKRGDRCALDYQSRVSGPFLDRIDLKIDVPAVSAADMIAPATAEPSAAVAVRVEAARERQRQRYIEAGHPEIFTNAAAGPALIEKLVDPDKESQALLLQASERFNLSARAYHRVLKVARTLADLAGAEKVARPYLAEALSYRLNLAMA, encoded by the coding sequence ATGGTCACGCGGGTCGCCACCGTGGCGTTTCAGGGCATCGAGGCGGTGCCGGTCGATGTGCAGGTGCAGATCGCGCCGGGCTTTCCCAACTTCTTTCTCGTCGGCCTCCCGGACAAGGCAGTGAAGGAATCGAGCGAGCGGGTGCGCGCCGCGCTCTATGCCTCGGGCCTCAGCCTGCCGCCCAAGCGGATCACGGTGAACCTGGCGCCGGCCGACCTGCCCAAGGAGGGCAGCCACTACGACCTGCCGATTGCGCTCGGGCTGATGGCGGCGATCGGCGCCATTCCGTCCGATGCGCTCGAAGGCTACCTGGCGTTGGGCGAACTCGGGCTCGACGGTCGCCTCGCCCCGACTGCCGGAGTGCTGCCGGCGGCGATCGCGGCGCTGTCGCGCGACATGGGCATCATCTGCGCCGAGGCCTCCGGACCCGAAGCGGCCTGGGCCGGCGACGACCTCGAGATCGTCGCGCCTGAGACGCTGCTGGCGCTGGTCAACCATCTGGGCGGCTTCCAGATCTGCAGCAGGCCGGTGGCGCGGCGACGGGTCGAGGCGGTGGGCCTGCCCGATCTCAGCGAGGTGCGCGGCCAGCAGGTGGCGCGCCGCGCGCTGGAAGTCGCGGCCGCCGGCGGCCATAACCTGCTGATGGTCGGGCCGCCCGGTGCCGGTAAATCCATGCTGGCGGCGCGGTTGCCGTCGATCCTGCCGCCGCTCAACCCGCGGGAACTGCTCGACGTGTCGATGATCCAGTCGATTGCCGGCGAGCTGGCGGGCGGGGCGCTCAGCGACCGGCGACCATTCCGAGCGCCGCACCATTCGGCCTCGATGGCGGCGCTGGTCGGCGGCGGACTCAAGGTGCGGCCCGGCGAAGCGAGCCTCGCGCATAACGGCGTGCTGTTCCTCGACGAACTGCCCGAGTTCTCGCCCTCCGTGCTCGACAGCCTGCGCCAGCCGCTCGAGGCGGGCGAAACGGTGATTGCGCGCGCCAATGCGCATGTGAGCTTTCCCGCCCGCTTCCAGCTGATCGCTGCGATGAATCCCTGCAAATGCGGGCTCGCCGGCACGCCCGGCCATGTGTGCAAACGCGGCGACCGCTGTGCGCTCGACTACCAGAGCCGGGTCTCGGGCCCGTTCCTCGACCGCATCGACCTGAAGATCGATGTGCCTGCCGTTTCAGCTGCCGACATGATCGCGCCCGCTACAGCCGAGCCTTCCGCCGCCGTCGCGGTGCGGGTCGAGGCGGCGCGCGAGCGGCAGCGCCAGCGCTACATCGAGGCGGGGCACCCCGAAATCTTCACCAACGCGGCGGCCGGGCCCGCACTGATCGAAAAGCTGGTCGACCCCGACAAGGAGAGCCAGGCCCTGCTGCTGCAGGCCTCCGAACGCTTCAACCTCTCGGCCCGCGCCTACCACCGGGTGCTGAAAGTGGCGCGCACACTGGCCGACCTGGCCGGCGCCGAGAAGGTCGCCCGCCCGTATCTGGCCGAAGCACTGAGCTATCGGCTGAACCTGGCCATGGCTTAG
- a CDS encoding putative quinol monooxygenase, producing the protein MAQFALYVPLEAKPGKEQEVADFLTSAVPLVNAEPGTKTWYAIQEGASSFAIFDTFDDEAGRDAHLNGKVAAALMEQIKAANLFANVPEIHKLGIIAEKPSP; encoded by the coding sequence ATGGCACAGTTCGCTCTGTACGTTCCGCTCGAGGCCAAGCCTGGCAAGGAGCAAGAAGTTGCGGATTTTCTGACCTCGGCGGTCCCCTTGGTGAATGCCGAACCAGGGACGAAAACCTGGTACGCGATCCAGGAGGGAGCTTCCTCCTTTGCAATCTTTGACACTTTCGATGACGAGGCGGGGCGCGACGCACACCTTAACGGGAAGGTCGCTGCTGCCTTGATGGAGCAAATAAAGGCGGCGAACCTGTTTGCTAACGTCCCCGAGATTCACAAGCTTGGGATCATCGCGGAAAAGCCTTCGCCTTAG
- a CDS encoding aminotransferase class V-fold PLP-dependent enzyme: MSIYQDLGIKPIINASATLTKLGGSRMPREVLEAMHAAAGSFVDLPLFQTRVGDRIAELTRNDAAFVSSGAAGGIVLAVATLMAAPNEPDPMAYPMLKGITRNEAIVFTSQRNGYDFAILQTGASLVECDDTLESFESAITGRTACLVWFAGALAGKSPPLEDVIAIARKHRVPVLVDAAAQIPPVSSFWHYTRALGCAGVVFSGGKGIRGPQAAGLVLGTRELIAGCRRLSSPTQGIGRPLKVGKEELAGMLAAVQYTLDQDEDAILEGYEAIVRNWIKDLGGIAGVTTERGFPSEAGQPHARAIVRLDAGFSKTRDQVVDELRNGDVWIEVAALGDEPNAIALNPQTLTSEEADVVTARLRQVLTS, encoded by the coding sequence GTGAGTATCTACCAAGACCTGGGCATCAAGCCGATCATCAACGCGTCAGCAACGCTCACCAAGCTTGGTGGGTCGCGCATGCCCAGGGAAGTTCTCGAGGCGATGCATGCGGCTGCTGGTTCGTTTGTCGATCTGCCCCTCTTTCAAACACGGGTCGGCGACCGTATCGCCGAGCTCACCCGGAATGATGCCGCATTCGTTTCCTCTGGTGCAGCAGGCGGGATCGTGCTCGCGGTCGCGACACTCATGGCAGCGCCGAACGAACCCGATCCGATGGCGTATCCGATGCTCAAGGGCATCACCAGGAACGAAGCCATCGTTTTCACGTCGCAGCGTAACGGCTACGACTTCGCGATTCTTCAGACCGGCGCCTCTCTCGTCGAGTGCGACGACACCCTCGAATCGTTCGAGTCGGCCATAACCGGGCGTACGGCGTGCCTGGTCTGGTTTGCCGGGGCGCTGGCAGGGAAATCTCCGCCGCTCGAAGATGTCATCGCGATTGCCAGGAAGCACCGCGTCCCGGTTCTGGTTGACGCCGCTGCCCAGATTCCACCGGTTTCGAGTTTCTGGCACTACACCAGGGCCCTCGGCTGCGCGGGTGTCGTGTTCAGTGGCGGCAAAGGTATCCGCGGGCCGCAAGCTGCCGGTCTGGTCCTCGGGACCAGGGAGTTGATCGCAGGTTGCCGCCGGCTTTCGTCGCCGACGCAGGGCATCGGTCGACCTCTGAAAGTCGGTAAGGAAGAACTCGCCGGAATGCTCGCCGCCGTCCAGTACACGCTGGATCAGGACGAAGACGCGATTCTCGAAGGTTACGAGGCGATCGTCCGGAACTGGATCAAAGACCTCGGCGGCATCGCGGGAGTGACGACGGAGCGCGGCTTTCCGAGTGAAGCTGGGCAACCTCACGCCCGCGCCATCGTTCGTCTCGACGCCGGTTTCAGCAAGACGCGCGACCAGGTCGTTGACGAACTCAGGAACGGGGACGTCTGGATCGAGGTCGCTGCACTCGGCGATGAACCGAACGCCATAGCCTTGAACCCGCAGACGCTGACGAGCGAAGAGGCCGATGTCGTAACCGCTCGATTGCGCCAGGTTCTGACGAGCTGA
- a CDS encoding IclR family transcriptional regulator, producing the protein MRESEIEAQNRNPTIERMMAILQELERTPSGLGLKRLVEQSGVTRSTVYRILNSLTAHGLVRQLENSDYVLGSRLLSLADGVGMPSGGRVAKVGQPHLDFVARSLGETAKISIYDRGHVLVVAVAGGTKQHALHARVGEQLPIHAGGSSKALFAFLPEAERRRIYSRPLTQYNERTIFEPDALEEELSRVRQQGWACDPGEFSASVNSYAAPIRDHSGDVVAAVSIPFLAGRDAEYEQLVRATALATADRIGMGLG; encoded by the coding sequence ATGCGTGAGTCTGAGATCGAAGCGCAGAACCGCAATCCGACGATCGAACGGATGATGGCCATCCTCCAGGAGCTGGAGCGGACCCCCAGCGGGCTGGGCCTGAAGCGCCTGGTCGAGCAGTCGGGGGTGACCCGCTCGACCGTCTACCGCATCCTCAACTCGCTGACGGCGCATGGCTTGGTGCGCCAGCTGGAGAATTCCGACTATGTGCTGGGCAGCCGGCTCCTGTCGCTGGCCGACGGCGTCGGGATGCCGTCGGGCGGGCGCGTCGCCAAGGTGGGGCAGCCGCATCTCGACTTCGTGGCGCGTTCGCTCGGCGAGACGGCGAAAATCTCGATCTACGATCGCGGCCATGTGCTGGTGGTCGCCGTCGCCGGCGGGACCAAGCAGCACGCGCTGCACGCCCGGGTCGGCGAGCAACTGCCGATCCATGCCGGCGGCAGCAGCAAGGCGCTGTTCGCCTTCCTGCCCGAGGCCGAACGCCGGCGCATCTATTCGCGGCCGCTGACGCAGTACAACGAGCGCACCATCTTCGAGCCCGACGCGCTCGAGGAGGAACTGTCGCGGGTGCGTCAACAGGGGTGGGCGTGCGATCCCGGCGAGTTCAGCGCGTCGGTCAATTCCTATGCCGCGCCGATCCGCGATCATTCCGGCGACGTGGTCGCCGCCGTCAGCATCCCGTTCCTCGCCGGCCGCGACGCCGAATACGAGCAACTGGTTCGCGCCACGGCGCTCGCCACCGCCGACCGTATCGGCATGGGGCTCGGCTGA
- a CDS encoding ABC transporter permease produces the protein MTVPKARAVAAGSRRRGLSSRDSLVLLLLAVPGIAWFLVFAYGPMVGLVVAFKAFNIRDGIFGSPWNGLANFRYFLTSGDAATIVFNTVFLNALFLGASLFAGLVLALMLNEIRGGPYRRFMQSVIFFPYFVSPIVISIMLQVILSGVGGRGGLVNNLLSIVDLPQVSWYTEPGAWPWILTIVKVWQLGGYTSVIFLAAITSISEEVYEAAALDGASRWRMALSITVPLLLPTFAVLVVLGVGRMFFGDFATIYAIVQDNGVLFPTTDVIDTYVFRSLRMIGDFGTTAAIGLFQSVVGFVFVAAAVMVQRRFQKESSIL, from the coding sequence ATGACCGTCCCCAAAGCAAGGGCTGTCGCCGCGGGTTCGCGGCGGCGCGGATTGTCGTCGCGCGACAGCCTGGTGCTGTTGCTGCTGGCCGTGCCGGGGATTGCCTGGTTCCTGGTCTTTGCCTATGGCCCGATGGTTGGCCTCGTGGTGGCCTTCAAGGCCTTCAACATCCGGGACGGCATTTTCGGCAGCCCGTGGAACGGGCTGGCCAATTTCCGCTACTTCCTGACGAGCGGCGATGCGGCGACCATCGTCTTCAACACGGTGTTCCTCAACGCGCTGTTCCTGGGCGCGTCGCTGTTCGCCGGCCTCGTCCTGGCGCTGATGCTGAACGAGATCCGCGGCGGCCCCTATCGCCGCTTCATGCAGTCGGTGATCTTTTTTCCGTACTTCGTCTCGCCCATCGTCATTTCCATCATGCTGCAGGTGATCCTGTCGGGCGTGGGCGGGCGCGGCGGCCTCGTCAACAATCTGCTCAGCATCGTCGATCTGCCGCAGGTCAGCTGGTACACCGAGCCGGGCGCCTGGCCGTGGATCCTCACCATCGTCAAGGTCTGGCAGCTGGGCGGCTACACCTCGGTGATCTTCCTCGCCGCCATCACCTCGATCTCCGAGGAGGTGTACGAGGCGGCGGCGCTCGATGGGGCGAGCCGCTGGCGCATGGCGTTGTCGATTACCGTGCCGCTGCTGCTGCCGACCTTCGCAGTGCTCGTCGTGCTCGGCGTCGGCCGCATGTTCTTCGGCGATTTCGCCACCATCTACGCCATCGTCCAGGACAACGGCGTGCTGTTCCCCACCACAGACGTCATCGACACCTATGTGTTTCGCTCGCTCAGGATGATCGGCGATTTCGGCACCACGGCAGCCATCGGCCTGTTCCAGTCGGTCGTCGGCTTCGTCTTCGTGGCGGCGGCGGTGATGGTGCAGCGCCGCTTTCAGAAAGAGAGCAGCATCCTGTGA
- a CDS encoding carbohydrate ABC transporter permease: MSAVGQESAVTTVAPNAGAERQPARKATGRRIEPFAAVSYVTVTLFGLFCLVPLWMIVAGSLTDESVLGLNGYSLFPAPFSLRAYELLFTGQSLLNGYVASLFITIVGTILSISCTASIAWVIARRLPFISRPLTIFAYVPMLFNGGLVPFYLLVTQVLGLTNSWFAMILPLMLAPFLIFVTVSFFRQMPEEILDAARIDGAGELRIFFQIVLPLSKPILAVLGLFYAVTYWNEWFTGLLFLSDPDKFPLQLILQNLISNVTNAASLPSSAGAAMAPVYQLRFAMTVLTVGPILLAYPFAQRFFVKGITLGATKG, translated from the coding sequence GTGAGCGCCGTCGGTCAAGAGAGTGCGGTCACCACTGTTGCGCCGAACGCGGGCGCAGAGCGCCAGCCCGCCCGCAAGGCGACCGGACGTCGGATCGAACCGTTCGCGGCCGTCAGCTACGTCACCGTCACGCTGTTCGGGCTGTTCTGCCTGGTGCCGCTGTGGATGATCGTCGCGGGGTCGTTGACCGACGAGTCGGTGCTCGGCCTCAACGGCTACAGCCTGTTCCCCGCGCCCTTCTCGCTCAGGGCCTACGAACTGCTGTTCACCGGGCAGTCGCTGCTCAACGGCTATGTCGCCTCGCTGTTCATCACCATTGTCGGCACCATCCTGTCGATCTCGTGCACGGCCTCGATCGCCTGGGTGATCGCTCGGCGGCTGCCGTTCATCAGCCGGCCGCTGACGATCTTTGCCTACGTGCCGATGCTGTTCAACGGCGGGCTCGTGCCGTTCTACCTGCTGGTGACGCAGGTGCTTGGCCTCACCAACAGCTGGTTCGCCATGATCCTGCCGCTGATGCTGGCGCCGTTCCTGATTTTCGTGACGGTCAGCTTCTTCCGGCAGATGCCCGAGGAAATCCTCGATGCGGCCCGCATCGATGGCGCGGGGGAATTGCGCATCTTCTTCCAGATCGTGCTGCCGCTGTCGAAGCCGATCCTCGCGGTGCTCGGGCTGTTCTACGCCGTGACCTACTGGAACGAGTGGTTCACCGGGCTGCTGTTCCTCTCCGATCCGGACAAGTTCCCGCTGCAGCTGATCCTGCAGAACCTCATCTCCAACGTCACCAATGCGGCGAGCCTGCCGAGCTCGGCCGGGGCGGCGATGGCGCCGGTCTACCAGTTGCGCTTCGCCATGACGGTGCTCACCGTCGGCCCCATCCTGCTCGCCTACCCGTTTGCGCAACGCTTCTTCGTCAAGGGCATCACCCTTGGCGCCACAAAGGGGTGA
- a CDS encoding DUF3502 domain-containing protein: MRLTRRHFMALSSAAGLATAFPGLAPAFGASSGTSVALLPSQAPTGWKTVLDKANAKLMEEHGFTFDAQFINWSNYAQQSLLKFTAGAQFDTALQALWLNMAQLQQSGALADLTGQIDKWPNLKKQIAPKLIEANTWGGKLWGIPQVNSAGRIQHFGIRQDLADKLGFPEINDFETLERFFYAVKEKESGVTPFALASQTGWQTAVATPTGLFNQHSWENPYTMQYSLAGSGLRFYFDKDAAKTGSSRPIPWWDDAGTVEALRKIRQYYQDGIINADGLNVDQATIESQFGAGRFAGLWSITDGLQSNRLAGLKKAVPTAALGQVLPFGGPLGSVKPVQTFQADNMIVVNANGGDVDRAMALQDWFSVQENHDLVGLGIEGTDWKPVGEHSFEQLSTYSFPSYAILWRAGLERLTSSMTESEKKAFGWAQDYDNFELDTFASFIADVTPVKEAAAQMNNVMTQYANPLFYGVGDVDAGLDKLKKAADAAGLDVIMTELTKQGDAYLKARAS; the protein is encoded by the coding sequence ATGAGACTCACTCGCAGACACTTCATGGCGCTCAGCAGCGCGGCCGGCCTGGCCACGGCCTTCCCGGGCCTGGCGCCGGCCTTCGGCGCCAGTTCAGGCACCTCGGTGGCCCTGCTGCCGTCGCAGGCGCCGACCGGCTGGAAGACCGTGCTCGACAAGGCCAATGCCAAGCTGATGGAAGAGCATGGCTTCACCTTCGATGCACAGTTCATCAACTGGAGCAACTACGCCCAGCAGTCGCTGCTGAAATTCACCGCCGGCGCGCAGTTCGACACGGCGCTGCAGGCGCTCTGGCTCAACATGGCCCAGCTGCAGCAGAGCGGGGCGCTCGCCGATCTGACCGGGCAGATCGACAAGTGGCCGAACCTCAAGAAGCAGATCGCGCCCAAGCTGATCGAGGCCAATACCTGGGGCGGCAAGCTCTGGGGCATTCCGCAGGTCAACAGCGCCGGACGCATCCAGCACTTCGGTATCCGGCAGGACCTGGCCGACAAGCTCGGCTTTCCCGAGATCAACGATTTCGAGACGCTGGAGCGCTTCTTCTATGCCGTGAAGGAAAAGGAATCCGGGGTGACGCCGTTCGCCCTGGCGTCGCAGACCGGCTGGCAGACGGCCGTGGCGACCCCGACCGGTCTCTTCAACCAGCATTCGTGGGAAAATCCCTACACCATGCAGTACTCGCTGGCCGGCTCTGGCCTGCGCTTCTACTTCGACAAGGATGCGGCCAAGACCGGCTCGTCGCGGCCGATCCCCTGGTGGGACGATGCCGGCACCGTCGAGGCGCTGCGCAAGATCCGCCAGTACTATCAGGACGGCATCATCAATGCCGACGGGCTCAATGTCGACCAGGCAACGATCGAAAGCCAGTTCGGGGCCGGCCGCTTTGCCGGCCTCTGGTCGATCACCGACGGCCTCCAGTCCAACCGCCTCGCGGGCCTGAAGAAGGCGGTTCCGACGGCAGCCCTTGGCCAGGTTCTGCCGTTCGGCGGGCCACTGGGCAGCGTCAAGCCGGTGCAGACCTTCCAGGCCGACAACATGATCGTGGTCAATGCCAATGGCGGCGATGTCGATCGTGCCATGGCGCTGCAGGATTGGTTCTCGGTGCAGGAGAACCACGATCTGGTCGGCCTCGGCATCGAGGGAACGGACTGGAAGCCGGTCGGCGAGCACAGCTTCGAGCAACTCAGCACCTACAGCTTCCCCAGCTACGCCATTCTGTGGCGCGCCGGGCTCGAGCGCCTCACCTCGTCGATGACCGAGTCCGAAAAGAAGGCGTTCGGCTGGGCCCAGGACTATGACAATTTCGAGCTCGACACCTTCGCCTCGTTCATCGCCGACGTGACCCCGGTCAAGGAAGCGGCGGCCCAGATGAACAACGTGATGACCCAGTACGCCAACCCGCTGTTCTACGGCGTCGGCGACGTCGACGCCGGGCTCGACAAGCTGAAGAAGGCGGCCGACGCGGCCGGCCTCGACGTCATCATGACCGAGTTGACCAAGCAGGGCGACGCCTACCTCAAGGCACGCGCCTCGTAA
- a CDS encoding outer membrane protein: MRRIGLDVLVIGAGLLGAGSALAADLYVPVPEHAAMPESTPWNDCYVGLPISRTAGDTLSRAPLSDYSSPLEGFPVGLQAGCDFKTASSSPLLLGIVADVFGNGPSGESDPIPVAPGIDALSASSVPWFGTLRGRIGLSLDNTLFYLTAGLAVAQVNNEVSTTTFAGETVFNTHVGWVAGAGIEQKLDENWGIFAEYAYYDLGAQDYTYSAPLTVGTLELHPTFHQIKVGVNYHF; this comes from the coding sequence ATGCGCAGGATTGGGTTGGACGTGCTGGTGATCGGGGCGGGACTATTGGGAGCCGGATCAGCGCTGGCGGCTGACCTGTATGTTCCGGTCCCCGAGCATGCAGCAATGCCGGAGAGCACGCCGTGGAACGATTGCTATGTCGGTTTGCCGATCAGTCGGACCGCCGGCGATACGCTCTCGAGAGCTCCGCTGAGCGATTACAGCTCTCCACTCGAGGGGTTCCCCGTCGGCCTGCAGGCCGGCTGCGACTTCAAGACGGCCTCGAGCAGCCCGCTGCTGCTTGGCATTGTGGCCGACGTCTTCGGCAACGGGCCCTCGGGAGAATCCGACCCGATTCCCGTCGCGCCCGGGATCGACGCGTTGTCGGCGAGCAGTGTCCCGTGGTTCGGAACTCTGCGCGGCCGAATCGGGCTCAGCCTCGACAACACATTGTTCTACCTGACTGCCGGCCTCGCGGTGGCGCAGGTGAACAACGAAGTTTCGACGACGACATTTGCCGGTGAGACCGTCTTCAACACCCATGTGGGCTGGGTGGCCGGCGCCGGGATCGAACAGAAGCTCGACGAAAACTGGGGCATCTTCGCCGAGTATGCATATTACGATCTTGGCGCCCAGGATTACACCTACAGCGCGCCGCTCACGGTGGGGACGCTCGAGTTGCACCCCACCTTCCACCAGATCAAGGTGGGAGTGAACTATCACTTCTGA